One segment of Carcharodon carcharias isolate sCarCar2 chromosome 16, sCarCar2.pri, whole genome shotgun sequence DNA contains the following:
- the LOC121288968 gene encoding uncharacterized protein LOC121288968, translating to MQSPGGGWVKEAGPAFHIDGAGLRARRPPCFPAVSGLAAHSRNPGRWLWTGAIPWKQPSGFLAKWKKNGEELKENVGMGDTCTPAVTMETSEDVSESKSTCVPESIAMETEVTENGTIHEGNVNVTTERKYSGLNDQQQILDTCILTADPTVVENGKEVSDGHHNDNANGIKLPFKIEDLDHPMQVPLAFETMPSSYEMPEVIYAIIHKDNFKDSSTEVLGGAGAKSVAVEGLELGQDIASKPFTVTAAATVEAKLNQKEMSKAFQTTNEAENETATPAVTRSEEYSPENSSLIKLNEGILETLSEVRQWEENVENFSVIDLSKLTIESLTPLVIPQDDKGLMDLSATGLTYLTSHGNQISNESMMYQREPEAGSSAIQNEFLPGTTLMQYEDGLESAHADKFKSSKEHTNDLIHESRSNGSVTSLSNKIAFEVMELEHRSLKSNPNQNDEVKGTSNNTETRSAEQTPGQRSQTKASENVDTEHVDFAAARRQWLLLEEISKAHGHRPPVKQQKNKSITKRVTKDSTDGTSITKLIKEATPPHSASFSKDKIRSSTPVEIKIDEVECWRSLTNLNNKQDTVALQENKGAMRDFEQNLLLNIADFSACSEGSDSGLDDSTCRSEAGNLTDTIFQNETSSSVSITNGKSETPIEREIRLGVKREESLKKARGIKKHPCSEEYVEIKTRPFTFPPVPAPSAKVKNNQLAEMQMQREILLERQREEDLIQQGKIKGTSDKSLIPEIEERRKFFEQHYPFPLPSNSKMFIPHINTPASLLGTPSTMKKHPSNNEMNVGNFRLENGVLTSSEEDKAGVTDAVLKLKYPTVETANVVILETPDVVLRHSTDFALSSISSLQTEEKLQKNPFFKLRSHGSQSILSQEIREVLQREEELRKQRCYLLGMAAVRESSMLSSTAANTLPPGQKSNKNMP from the coding sequence CCAAGTGGTTTCCTGGCCAAGTGGAAGAAGAATggagaggaactgaaagaaaatgTTGGCATGGGAGATACTTGTACACCAGCTGTAACTATGGAAACCAGTGAGGACGTTTCGGAATCTAAAAGCACTTGTGTGCCCGAATCTATTGCTATGGAAACAGAAGTAACAGAAAATGGCACTATTCATGAAGGAAATGTTAATGTGACTACTGAAAGAAAATACTCTGGGTTAAATGACCAGCAGCAAATCTTGGATACTTGCATATTAACAGCAGATCCTACTGTAGTGGAAAATGGAAAAGAAGTCAGTGATGGACATCATAATGACAATGCAAATGGCATAAAACTTCCTTTCAAAATTGAAGATTTAGATCACCCAATGCAAGTACCTTTAGCATTTGAAACCATGCCTTCATCCTATGAAATGCCAGAAGTGATTTATGCCATTATTCATAAAGACAACTTCAAAGATTCTTCAACTGAGGTACTGGGCGGAGCAGGTGCTAAATCAGTGGCAGTGGAAGGTTTAGAGTTAGGTCAGGACATTGCCAGCAAACCTTTTACAGTGACTGCAGCTGCAACAGTTGAAGCTAAACTCAACCAGAAAGAAATGTCGAAGGCCTTCCAAACTACCAACGAAGCTGAAAATGAAACAGCCACTCCTGCAGTCACAAGATCAGAAGAATATTCACCAGAAAATTCATCATTAATCAAGCTAAATGAAGGAATACTGGAAACCTTATCAGAAGTCAGACAATGggaagaaaatgttgaaaatttcTCAGTGATTGATTTAAGTAAATTGACCATAGAAAGTTTAACTCCTTTAGTCATTCCACAGGATGATAAAGGCTTGATGGATCTATCAGCCACTGGTCTAACTTACTTGACCAGTCATGGTAATCAAATATCAAATGAAAGTATGATGTATCAAAGAGAGCCAGAAGCCGGTTCATCAGCTATTCAGAATGAATTTTTGCCAGGCACCACTCTCATGCAATATGAGGATGGTTTAGAATCTGCCCATGCAGACAAATTCAAATCCAGCAAGGAACATACAAATGACTTAATTCATGAAAGTCGGTCTAATGGAAGTGTGACTTCCCTAAGTAACAAAATTGCATTTGAAGTAATGGAGCTAGAGCACAGGTCACTAAAAAGTAACCCTAACCAGAACGATGAAGTGAAGGGTACATCCAACAATACTGAAACCCGATCTGCTGAACAAACCCCAGGCCAAAGAAGCCAGACTAAAGCCTCTGAAAATGTTGACACAGAACATGTGGATTTTGCTGCTGCCCGCAGACAGTGGTTGCTGCTGGAAGAGATTAGCAAAGCACATGGCCATAGGCCACCAGTCAAGCAGCAGAAGAATAAAAGCATAACAAAACGTGTTACTAAAGACAGCACAGATGGCACTTCCATTACTAAACTGATAAAGGAGGCAACCCCTCCACATTCTGCATCTTTTTCTAAAGATAAAATACGAAGCAGCACACCAGTAGAAATCAAAATTGATGAAGTGGAATGCTGGAGAAGTTTAACAAACCTAAATAATAAACAGGACACAGTAGCATTACAGGAGAATAAAGGTGCAATGAGGGATTTCGAGCAGAACCTGTTATTGAACATAGCAGATTTTAGTGCATGCTCAGAAGGGAGCGACTCTGGTCTAGATGACTCAACTTGTAGATCGGAAGCTGGGAATTTAACTGACACCATATTTCAGAATGAAACTTCAAGTTCTGTGTCCATAACAAATGGAAAATCTGAAACTCCAATCGAAAGAGAGATCCGTCTGGGTGTGAAACGGGAAGAAAGTCTAAAGAAGGCCAGAGGCATTAAAAAACATCCTTGCTCTGAAGAATATGTAGAAATCAAAACTCGGCCATTTACTTTTCCGCCTGTTCCCGCCCCTTCAGCAAAAGTTAAAAATAATCAATTAGCGGAGATGCAGATGCAGCGTGAAATTTTACTTGAGCGCCAACGGGAGGAAGACCTCATCCAGCAAGGGAAGATAAAGGGAACAAGTGAcaaaagcctgatcccagagatTGAAGAGAGAAGGAAGTTCTTCGAACAACATTATCCTTTCCCATTGCCATCAAACAGTAAAATGTTTATCCCCCATATTAATACTCCTGCCTCTTTGTTGGGTACACCTTCTACAATGAAAAAGCATCCCTCCAATAACGAAATGAATGTTGGTAATTTTAGACTGGAAAATGGTGTATTAACTTCTTCAGAGGAAGACAAGGCAGGAGTTACTGATGCTGTACTGAAGCTTAAATATCCAACTGTAGAAACTGCTAATGTTGTAATACTGGAAACACCAGATGTGGTCCTACGGCATTCCACAGACTTTGCACTGTCATCCATCTCATCTCTGCAGACAGAGGAGAAATTGCAAAAGAACCCCTTCTTCAAGCTCCGTTCACATGGATCTCAGTCCATCCTTAGTCAAGAGATCAGAGAAGTTCTACAGCGAGAGGAAGAGCTACGTAAACAAAGGTGCTACCTTCTTGGAATGGCAGCTGTACGTGAAAGCAGTATGCTGTCTTCAACTGCAGCTAATACTTTGCCACCAG